In the genome of Arthrobacter alpinus, the window GTGCTGGTCATGAGCATCTCGGTATCCAAGGGCCAGTATGAACTGGTGGGACTGAAGAACCAGCAATCAGACCTGTACAAGGTCAATCAGTCACTCGAGCAGGACATTGCCGCCAAACAAGCGCCGCAGCAGCTGGTTTCCCAGGCGGCTGCCTTGGGCATGGTCCCGGCCGCCACAACGGGTCAGATCGATGTGCGCACCAAGAAGGTCAGTGGATCTCCCCAGCCCGCCACCGCCGATGCCAAAGGCTTAGTGGTCATTCCGCCGGCTCGGATCGACGCACCCGTCGTCCCCGTTCCCGTGGCGGCACCTGAGCCACTGAGTCCTGCCGCCAAGGATTCCGGGCAATCCAAGCAAACCAAGGAAGCAACGGCAAACGAGAGTTCAACCGCCCCGAAGAAGGAAGCAGAGGCGCCGGCAGCCCCTGCGGCCGCTGTATCACCGGAACTCAACGGCGGCACCATCCCGGCTCCGCTCGAGAAGGACGACTAGGGTTTAACCAAAGTCATCATCACAGCAGGCGGCATCGCCTGACTCAAAGCAATCAGCGCAAGGAATGGCAGCAGTGGCACAGAAACCCACCCAGTCAGCACGTGGTGCAACTGCACAGCAACTGAACAAGGTTGGCCGCACGCGCATGCGCGGTGGCTTCATCCTGATGATGGCCTTCTTGTTGCTCATTGCCGGCCGGCTTGTCATGGTGCAGGGACTAGACGTGGGCAATATGGCCCAGGCTGCAGAGAATCAGCGCACCGTTGAACAGACGCTGCCGGCCGTTCGCGGCAAAATCATCGATGCAAAAGGAAACGTTCTCGCCGAGAGCATCATTCGCTTTGACATCACCGTGGCCCAAAACAATCTGGCCGAGGTGGAAGACTTTGAACACCGCGAGGTAAACCCGGACACGGGTGAGGTTACGAAGACCGTCTATACAAAGGATCAGGGCTTGGCCCAGTTGGCCGGTGTTCTGGGGCTGACATTCGAAGACGTCAAGAAGAAAGCAACCGGAACAGCAAACTTCAACTACATTGCCAGGGATGTCAGTCCCTTGGTGGAGAAGAAGGTAGCCGAGCTCGGTATTCCGGGCATCTACCCGCAAACCATCACCAAACGCGTTTATCCCATGGGCGCCGTGGGAGGCCCGATTGTGGGTTTCCTCGACTCGGACGGAACACCACTGGCCGGCATTGAGCAGACCATGGACAAGCAGCTCACCGGAACCGACGGAAAACGCACCTTCCAGGCCGGCAAGAACGGCATCATTATTCCCACGGCACCGGTGCGCACCGAACCGGCCATTGACGGCCAAACGGTCAAGCTCACCATTGACCAAGACATCCAGTACTACGCGCAGCAAGCCGCCCAGCAACAAAAAGAACAGTACAGCGCAGACTGGGCCAGCATCAGCGTCATCGAGGCCAAGACAGGCAAGGTCATTGCCCTCGCCGACAGCGATTCCTACGATCCAAATGACGTGGGTGCCTCGCAGGAAGCCAATATTGGATCACGAACCGTCAGCTCCGTTGTGGAACCGGGCTCGACCAGCAAGATCATGACGGCAGCGGCCCTGGTTCAGGAAGGGCTTGCCACGCCGCAGAGCCAGTTCCTTGTGCCTCCAACCCTGACCGTTGACGGGCAGACGTTCTCCGACTCCTTTGTTCATGGAACAGAAAAGCGAACCTTGTCCGGCATCATCGCCGATTCCATGAACACCGGCACCGTCATGGCCGGTTCAAAGCTCAGCCTGCAACAACGCTATGACTACATGCGCAAGTTTGGCGTTGGCGAAAAGACCGGCATCCCGCTCCCTGGTGAGAGTCCCGGTATTTTGGCCGATTGGCGGAATTGGGATGGCCGCCAACAGTACACGGTGCTGTTCGGCCAGGGTGTGGCGCAAACGCCGTTGCAGACAACCATGGTCTTCCAGACCATCGCCAACAACGGCGTTCGGCTCAAGCCGGCCTTGATCGATTCATTCACCCACGCAGACGGCACCGTGGACACGGTGCCGCAAGCCCCCGGGGTGGAAGTTGTCAGCCCGGCAACCGCGCAAGACGCCAGGGACATGCTGGAGGGCGTGGTGACCATGACCGATTACAAGGTTGTCAACATTCCCGGCTACCGCACCGGTGGCAAGACAGGGACCTCGGAGGCGCCCGCCGACAATGGCGTGGGCTTTGACGGCTACACCTCATCCTTCATTGGCATGGCCCCCATGGATGATCCCAAGTATGTGGTGGGTATTACGGTCCAACGCCCCAAGGGAAGCATCTATGGCGTCACGCAGGGGTATACGTTTAATCAGGTGATGGGACAGGTCCTGCGCAGCTACGATGTGCCGCCGTCCACCACCCCTCCGGTCAAGTTGCCGAAGTTCTACGAGTAGCCGAAGAGTTCGGAGGCGATAAGCGATGAAAGAGAAGGATTTAGTTCAAGTGCCCGTGAATAATTCTCCCGCCCCACTGCGCCCGCACCACCATGCGGGTGTGGAATTGGCGGAGTTGGCAGCCTTGGTTGGTGCCACGCTGAGTGACCCAAGAAGTGATGCAAAGCCCTTGCAGCTGCACGGGGTCACTTTGGATTCCAGGGCTGTTTGTCCGGGAGATCTCTATGTTGCCCTGCCCGGCGCGCGGGCTCACGGCGCACAATTTGCCGCTCAGGCCGTTGCGGCAGGTGCCGTTGCGGTCTTGACTGACGACGCCGGCACGAAGCTTTTGGGTGCGGGTGGCTCCGAGCCTGGGCTCAGCGTTCCTGTCCTCACCGTGGCAGATGCCCGTGCCGTCACGGGTGCAGCCGCCGCGCGGGTCTATGGCGCGTCCGGTCCGAGCGATTCCAACAGCTTGGATGCACTTGAGCTCTTTGCTGTCACGGGAACCAACGGCAAGACCACCACGACGTATTTCCTGAACGCATTGTTGCAGGCTCTGGGCAACACCACCGGGCTCATCGGGACCATTGAGATTCTGGCTGGTTCGGAAGCTATTCCCAGTAAGCTGACCACACCGGAATCCACGGATATCCATGCCTTGCTGGCCGTTATGGCTG includes:
- a CDS encoding peptidoglycan D,D-transpeptidase FtsI family protein → MAAVAQKPTQSARGATAQQLNKVGRTRMRGGFILMMAFLLLIAGRLVMVQGLDVGNMAQAAENQRTVEQTLPAVRGKIIDAKGNVLAESIIRFDITVAQNNLAEVEDFEHREVNPDTGEVTKTVYTKDQGLAQLAGVLGLTFEDVKKKATGTANFNYIARDVSPLVEKKVAELGIPGIYPQTITKRVYPMGAVGGPIVGFLDSDGTPLAGIEQTMDKQLTGTDGKRTFQAGKNGIIIPTAPVRTEPAIDGQTVKLTIDQDIQYYAQQAAQQQKEQYSADWASISVIEAKTGKVIALADSDSYDPNDVGASQEANIGSRTVSSVVEPGSTSKIMTAAALVQEGLATPQSQFLVPPTLTVDGQTFSDSFVHGTEKRTLSGIIADSMNTGTVMAGSKLSLQQRYDYMRKFGVGEKTGIPLPGESPGILADWRNWDGRQQYTVLFGQGVAQTPLQTTMVFQTIANNGVRLKPALIDSFTHADGTVDTVPQAPGVEVVSPATAQDARDMLEGVVTMTDYKVVNIPGYRTGGKTGTSEAPADNGVGFDGYTSSFIGMAPMDDPKYVVGITVQRPKGSIYGVTQGYTFNQVMGQVLRSYDVPPSTTPPVKLPKFYE